In Paludibaculum fermentans, the genomic stretch GCGATCCAGCAGGCCGCGCTCTTCCAGGTCGAGGATGAGCTGAGATACGGGCCGGTCGATGGTCTCCTTCATGCCCTGTGCGCGGGTGTGGCCGTTCTCATGCGTGTCCCAGTAGCGGAAGGGGATGTACTCGGTGGACACTTCGACGAAGCGCACACCGGCCTCCACCAGGCGGCGCGCCAGCAGGCAGCCCTGGCCGAAGCGGCTGGTGTTGTAGATGTCGTACTTGGCCTTCGGCTCCAGGTCGAGGTCGAAGGCCTTCGCGGCCGGCGACATCAGCAGGCGGTGGGCGTTCTCGACGGAACGCAGCAGCGATTCCTTCTGCGCATCGCTGCCGGAGGCCATGAGGCCATTGCTTCGCATCAGGTGCTGGTAAGTCTCGAAGCGGCGCTTGAAACGCAGTTCGCTGAACTCCTTGGGCGGGCGCACGGCTGAGACCGCGTCAGACGGGTCCGGGATGTTGAAGGGAGCGAACTCGCTGCCCAGGAAACCCGAGGTCGTATACGCCTTCACAGAATCGCTCTCGGCCCCGATCTCCAGGTTCTGGCCGATGTTGACGAAGGCCGGCACGTCCGGCTTGCGCGGGCCCAGGATCTTCGCGATCCACGAACCCATGTGCGGCACGGGTACGGGCTGAGGCGGAGCATAGCCGGTGTGCCAGTGGTACTGATGCTTGGAGTGCAGGATGAAGCCCAGGTCGCCCACGCGGTGCGACCGCAGCAGCGTGCCGCGATCCATCACCTTGGCGAGGCGCTCCAGCCCTTCCGAGATCCGCACGCCATCCACGCTGGTGGGGATCGAGCCGAAGGTGCTCAGCACTTCGCTCGACGGGCGGCCGGGTTCAAACTCCGTCTTCCGCTTGGGATCGAAGGTCTCGGTCTGCGCCATGCCGCCCGCCATCCAGAGCAGGATCATGCAGTCCGCTTTGGCCGGCAGCAGCTTGTTGCCGCCTTGTCCGAACGCCGGAGTGACCGCGGCGGCGGCCGCGCTTGCCAACAGTTCTCGTCGCGTCATCATGGTGGAGCCCCTAACGGATGAACTGAAACTCGGGTGAAAGCAGCACGGTCCAGAGCAGGTCCTGCAGTCCTTCGCGATCCACCCGGCCGCTTTTGGCGACGAGCTCGGCGGCGATGCGCAGTTCCTCTGGCGCGGGCTGGCGGCTGAGCGCGTGTTCGTACACCTGCCCCACCAGGCCCTCGGGCGTCCGGGCGGCCTTGGGGCGGGGCAATGGCGGTTCACCGGTGGCCGCCACCAGTTTGCGCGGATTGGGGGCCTCGTCGAAAACGAACCCGCGGACGGCGGGCGAGATGTCCGATTGATTCGAGCTGGGATCCACAGTCAGCAGGGCCTGGAACCGCGTATAGCCCTTGCCCTTGAGGTCCAGCAGCGTCTCTTTGCCCAGCACAACATCGCCCGGGACCGGCGCCGCCCCGCCCGGTCCGATGAGTTGGGCGTCCCGCCAAACCAGCTTCACACGGGACGGATCGTAGGAATCGACGTCGGTGACCAGCAGATGCAGCTCGTTTCGGCCGGTAATGTCGATGTCCACCTTGGCCTTGCCGTTGCTGCGCAGGGTGCCGCTGTCGAACAGGCTCGCCGGGGCCGGATCCGGCTGATCGGTCAGCCGTTTGGCGCCGTCGCTCAGCCAGTCGTTCAGGACGCGCCCGTTGGTCAGTTCCAGCGCCTGCAGGGTGGTGGAATCGGTCTGGCGCTCCGTCACCGCGCCGTCGCGGGTCGGGCGGCCCAGCGCCCGGGTCATCGAATTGGCTTTGAACCGCCACTCCCTGGCATACTGGCCCGGCGTTGGGCGGTTGTCCACGCGGGTGCGCCACTCGCCGGTGAGGGTAGCGATCGCGTCGGCAAACTGCTCGGCGGTCATGCGCCGCGGCCAGGGGCCTTGGAACACGTAGCTTGCGTCGCGCAGGTTGCCGCCCGCCACGCTCGGGCTCTGGTAGGCCTTCGAGAGCATCAGCGTGCGCAGCAGGTGCTTCATGTCATAGCCGTGCGCGACGAAATCCGCGGCCAGCCACTCCATCAGTTCTGGATTCCAGGCAGGTCCTTCCATCTCATCGATGGGCTCCACCAGTCCGCGGCCGAACAGTTGCCGCCAGATGCGGTTGACGATCGTCCGGGCGAACAGGCCGTTGTCTTTGGAAGTGAACATGCGCGCCGCGGCCGCCCGCTTCTCTTCCACGGCCGCTTTGGCGTCGATCCCGCCCAGTTCCGGGAACAGGAAGGTCGTCTCGGCCATCTTGCCCGTCGCCATGTCGCACTTCACGATCTCCAGCGGTTCGTTGGTGAAGAAACTGGCCAGCGCATAGGCCTCGCGCAACTTCCAGTGGCTGATGAAGCTGTCGTGGCAGGAATTGCACTTCAGGTTGATCCCCAGGAACACCTGTGCGGAGTTCTGGGCGGCCTGCATGGCCGGAGTCTGCGACGCGTTCACCGTCCCGCGCCAGGTGACGCCGCGCACAAACCCGGCCGGACCATCCTTGCCGGCGGGTGCGAGCAGCGTACGGACGAACTCGTCGTAGGGTTTGTTCTCCTCCAGCGACTTCAGCAGCCACGGAGAGATGGAGGCGCGGTCGCCGTGATAGATGACGCCTTCGTCGTTGTGCAGCAGGTCGTTCCAGAAGCTGATCCAGTTCTCGGCGTAGTTGCGCTGGTTGGCCAGCAGTTCCTCCACCAGCCGGGCGCGCTTATCGGGCCGAGTGTCGGCCAGGAAGCGGCGCTGCTCTTCGGGTGAGGGCAGCAAACCCCAAAGGTCCAGATAGACGCGGCGGGCGAATACGGCATCCGGAACAACGCCGGGCGCAGCCGCCTTGTGGGCGCGGTAGTAGGCGTCCATCAGGGTGTCGATTCCGCCGGCGGCAGGCGGCTTCAGGGCCAGTGAGAACTTCGCGACGGGCGCCGAGGCCACCTCGCCGCGCGCTCCTTCGTCCACCCAGCGGCGGATCGTGGCGATCTCGCGTTCAGACAGTGGCGCGCCGCCCATGGGCATGCGCGGGCCTTTGGTTCCGTCGATCCGCTGCAGCAGCAGCGACTTGGCGCTTTCTCCGGGGACAATCGCCGCGCCGCTGGTTCCGCCGCGCAGGATGTCAGACCGCATGGCCAGCGACAGGCCGCCCTGTCCGCGAGCACCGTTGTGGCAAGGCAGGCACTTCTCCGCAAAAACAGGGTGCACCTGTCGAGCAAAGTCGACGGTTTGCGCGGAGAGCGCACAGCACATGCCCAGTCCCAGAACAGCCCAGCTGTACAGCATGAAGTGCATTTTAGTACGTCGCGGGTCCGGGGGTGGGCGAAAGCGCGTTCGCCTCGCCGCTGCGCGTACCATGAAGACATGCCCTGGTCCGCAATCGCATCCCTTCTGCTCGCCCTGGCCGTCGCGCTGGGCGCCTTTGGAGCCCATGGGCTCAAGGACCGCCTCGACGCCTACAGCCTGGGGATCTGGGAGAAGGCCGTTTTCTACCACTTCCTCCACGCCCTGGCGCTCCTGATCGTGCCGCTGTTCACGAAAGTGGGCTCCCTGCCGGAACCCGCCGCCAACCGGATCAGCCTGCTGCTCGTGGCCGGGATCCTGCTCTTCAGTGGCAGCCTCTATATCCTGGCCCTGACAGGAGTTAGGACCCTCGGTGCGGTGACACCCCTGGGCGGAGTGGCTTTCATCGCTGCCTGGCTCTATCTCTGCGTAGCGCTCTTCCAGGCCCGCTGATTCGGACCATCCGATAGAATCGACGCGAATTTGTCAGGATTCCTACGATAAGAACCCTTTCCGCATGATCACACGAAGACACCTGCTCCGCGGCGCGTTGGCGGCCATTCCGGCGGGTGGCTGCTACCCCGTCCTGGTGGAGCCGCGCTGGCTGGAGGTCACTCACACCAAGGTGAAGGTGAAGACGCCGGTCCGGCAGCCCTTGAAGATTCTGCAACTGACAGACCTGCATTGGTCCTGGTGTGTGCCCACCTCGCTGATTGAGGACGCGATCGAGCGCGGCCTGGCGAACAATCCCGATATCGTCTGCCTGACGGGCGATTTCATTACGCGGGAGAACGACGTCGACCAGGCCGCCTATTTGCAGCGTCTCCGCCGCCTGGCCCTGGCCCGCCCCACGTTTGCGGTGCTTGGCAATCACGACAGCGGAACCGTCGGGCCGCTCAGGTCGGGCTTCACGAGCCATCGTTTCGTGGAGCGGCTGCTGGAGGACGCGGGCATCCATCTGCTCCACAATCGTTCCCAGTCCATCGACATCCGTGGGCAAAAATGGTGTCTCGCCGGCATCGGCGACCTCTGGTCGGGCGAAGCGGAGCCGGAAAACGCATTCCAGGGTGCCGGCCAGGACATGCCGAGGGTCTTGCTGGCGCACAACCCCGACAGCAAGGTGGTGGTGCAGCCCTACCGGTGGGATCTGATGATCTGCGGCCACACGCACGGCGGCCAGGTGATGGTGCCTTTCGAGGGGCCGCGCTACGCGCCTGTCCGCGACAAGCGGTTTGTTGCCGGACTCCGCCCGTGGGACACACGGCAGATCTATGTGTCCCGGGGCGTCGGCAATCTTGGCGGAATTCGCTGGATGTGCCGGCCGGAAGTCACCCTGCTGGAACTCAGCCAGGGTTGACGGGCCGGTACGGCGGGCAGGTCTAAGCTACCGCGGCTTGGCGGAGCGGCTGAGGCGCAATTCGCTGGTTCCTGGCTGCTTGCTCCCGCATGACGAGCTGGACAAATGCGGGTGCCTTGCTCTGACAGTTGGAGTCTGGATACATGGCCGCGAACAACTGGCGAATCATACCGCTATCAAGGGATCCGGCGATTTGAACTAAATCTCGTCCGGATTGGGAAATACAGGTCTGGCACGACAGCGACACTTCCCGACAGTGTGCTAGTTGCTGGTCGGCCCTCGGTCTCCCCACAGGCATCGGCTATCTCTCCCCAAATGCATTCAACAGCTCTGCACGCTCTTTGTCGTGCTTGGCTTTTCGTCTGCCGCTTTTGTAAACGGGACTCTCTAACCTTACGTGAGGAAAGGCCTTACAAACAGCCGACAGGCGAGGGGGGTGACAAGGTCATGTGAGGGGGGTATCGTACCCCTACTATGAGGGGGTACCAGGGTAGTACTTCCCAGCATCAGGACAGCTCATACAACAAAGGCACATGGACTGGCGAAATTGCCAGCCATGTGCCTGAAAATAAAGGGATATCGTATAAGTTAAGCGAGATGGTTCTGAATCGCGGCGAATACTTCGTCCGGGGCGCCCAGACCCTCGACTTTGTAGTACGTACTGGTACTGTAATGATCGATCAAGGGGGCGGTGCTCCGCACGTAGGCGGAAAGCCGGTTCTTTACCGTATCCTCGCAGTCATCGGCACGTTGCTGAAGGTCGATATGGCAGTTGTCACACTTGCCCGGTTCGGCCGGCGGGTGACTTTGGATGTTATAGATGCTGGAGCACTGCGGGCAGTAGCGGCGATTGCAGGTGCGGGCAATGAGATGCTCGGCCGGCACGTCGATGTGCACCACAGTCGGTTGGGGGTAGCCCAGTTCTTCCAGCAGGCCAGCGAGGTATTTGGCCTGTTCCACGGTCCGCGGGTAGCCATCCAGCATGAAGCCGCCCTTGCAGTCTTCCTGGCCAAGGCGCGAGCGGACGATCTTGTTCACCAGGTCGTCGCTGAGCAGGCCGCCCGTGATGGTCACGCCCGCGGCGATGCGGCCCAGTTCTGAGCCGGCGCGGATCTCGGCCCGGATCATCTCGCCGGTGGAAATGGACGGGATTCCGAAGTGCTTCGCGAGACGCTCCGCCTGTGTGCCCTTGCCGCATCCGGGCGGTCCCAACAGGAGAAGAATACGGGTGGTGGCTGGGGCCTGGATGTGGGGTTCGGTTGCGGTAGTCATTACTGCCTCTAAAGGCAGTCTATCGCCTAGTTTCTGTTTAAGTCAATAAGGTCCCAATATACCGGTAAGGCGCTGCAAGGCGATCTGGAATGCGTCTGGATCGGGCAGCAGGCTGGCCACCAGGAAGCCCTCGCGCTGGAAGTC encodes the following:
- a CDS encoding DUF1501 domain-containing protein, with the protein product MMTRRELLASAAAAAVTPAFGQGGNKLLPAKADCMILLWMAGGMAQTETFDPKRKTEFEPGRPSSEVLSTFGSIPTSVDGVRISEGLERLAKVMDRGTLLRSHRVGDLGFILHSKHQYHWHTGYAPPQPVPVPHMGSWIAKILGPRKPDVPAFVNIGQNLEIGAESDSVKAYTTSGFLGSEFAPFNIPDPSDAVSAVRPPKEFSELRFKRRFETYQHLMRSNGLMASGSDAQKESLLRSVENAHRLLMSPAAKAFDLDLEPKAKYDIYNTSRFGQGCLLARRLVEAGVRFVEVSTEYIPFRYWDTHENGHTRAQGMKETIDRPVSQLILDLEERGLLDRTLIVLASEFGRDMVTEGKPGNTVQDQVKQPDLMTEPKHYGMHRHFTEASSVLLFGGGMKKGSVYGETAEERPCKVVRDPVTIEDLHASIYKSLGIPHDYAEVFEKRPFYVTKDAKGHAVDGLFA
- a CDS encoding DUF1549 domain-containing protein; its protein translation is MLYSWAVLGLGMCCALSAQTVDFARQVHPVFAEKCLPCHNGARGQGGLSLAMRSDILRGGTSGAAIVPGESAKSLLLQRIDGTKGPRMPMGGAPLSEREIATIRRWVDEGARGEVASAPVAKFSLALKPPAAGGIDTLMDAYYRAHKAAAPGVVPDAVFARRVYLDLWGLLPSPEEQRRFLADTRPDKRARLVEELLANQRNYAENWISFWNDLLHNDEGVIYHGDRASISPWLLKSLEENKPYDEFVRTLLAPAGKDGPAGFVRGVTWRGTVNASQTPAMQAAQNSAQVFLGINLKCNSCHDSFISHWKLREAYALASFFTNEPLEIVKCDMATGKMAETTFLFPELGGIDAKAAVEEKRAAAARMFTSKDNGLFARTIVNRIWRQLFGRGLVEPIDEMEGPAWNPELMEWLAADFVAHGYDMKHLLRTLMLSKAYQSPSVAGGNLRDASYVFQGPWPRRMTAEQFADAIATLTGEWRTRVDNRPTPGQYAREWRFKANSMTRALGRPTRDGAVTERQTDSTTLQALELTNGRVLNDWLSDGAKRLTDQPDPAPASLFDSGTLRSNGKAKVDIDITGRNELHLLVTDVDSYDPSRVKLVWRDAQLIGPGGAAPVPGDVVLGKETLLDLKGKGYTRFQALLTVDPSSNQSDISPAVRGFVFDEAPNPRKLVAATGEPPLPRPKAARTPEGLVGQVYEHALSRQPAPEELRIAAELVAKSGRVDREGLQDLLWTVLLSPEFQFIR
- a CDS encoding DUF423 domain-containing protein, yielding MPWSAIASLLLALAVALGAFGAHGLKDRLDAYSLGIWEKAVFYHFLHALALLIVPLFTKVGSLPEPAANRISLLLVAGILLFSGSLYILALTGVRTLGAVTPLGGVAFIAAWLYLCVALFQAR
- the yaeI gene encoding phosphodiesterase YaeI, translating into MITRRHLLRGALAAIPAGGCYPVLVEPRWLEVTHTKVKVKTPVRQPLKILQLTDLHWSWCVPTSLIEDAIERGLANNPDIVCLTGDFITRENDVDQAAYLQRLRRLALARPTFAVLGNHDSGTVGPLRSGFTSHRFVERLLEDAGIHLLHNRSQSIDIRGQKWCLAGIGDLWSGEAEPENAFQGAGQDMPRVLLAHNPDSKVVVQPYRWDLMICGHTHGGQVMVPFEGPRYAPVRDKRFVAGLRPWDTRQIYVSRGVGNLGGIRWMCRPEVTLLELSQG
- a CDS encoding adenylate kinase, whose translation is MTTATEPHIQAPATTRILLLLGPPGCGKGTQAERLAKHFGIPSISTGEMIRAEIRAGSELGRIAAGVTITGGLLSDDLVNKIVRSRLGQEDCKGGFMLDGYPRTVEQAKYLAGLLEELGYPQPTVVHIDVPAEHLIARTCNRRYCPQCSSIYNIQSHPPAEPGKCDNCHIDLQQRADDCEDTVKNRLSAYVRSTAPLIDHYSTSTYYKVEGLGAPDEVFAAIQNHLA